Proteins from a single region of Ensifer adhaerens:
- a CDS encoding aminoglycoside phosphotransferase family protein, translated as MAVNPAELVIDASLVRRLIAAQFPQWSDLEVHPIEPGGWDNRTFLLGDRMTVRLPSAERYVLQVEKEHRWLPRLAPVLPLPIPVPLAKGVPGEGFPWCWSVYRWLQGDTLAVERVADLRDMAKDLTHFLRALRQADAVDGPLPGDHNFHRGGPPAFYDEQTRQALALLEGQVDTKTAREVWEAALAAPFGGPPVWFHGDVAWGNLLVKDGRLSAVIDFGTSGIGDPACDLAIAWTFFHGDSREVFRDGIALDRGAWARGRGWTLWKALIVLAGMTGARESEKARQLAVIEEVLADHRRFG; from the coding sequence ATGGCAGTAAATCCGGCCGAGCTTGTGATCGATGCATCGCTGGTCCGGCGGCTGATTGCGGCACAATTTCCGCAATGGTCGGATCTTGAGGTGCACCCGATCGAGCCCGGCGGCTGGGACAACAGGACGTTCCTGCTCGGCGACCGGATGACGGTGCGCCTGCCGAGCGCCGAGCGCTATGTCCTACAGGTGGAGAAGGAACATCGCTGGCTGCCGCGGCTGGCGCCCGTTCTGCCGCTGCCCATTCCGGTTCCCTTGGCCAAGGGTGTTCCCGGGGAAGGGTTTCCCTGGTGCTGGTCGGTCTATCGCTGGCTTCAGGGCGATACACTGGCGGTGGAGCGGGTCGCAGATCTTCGGGATATGGCGAAGGATCTCACGCATTTTCTGCGCGCCTTGCGACAGGCGGATGCTGTCGATGGCCCCTTGCCCGGCGACCACAATTTCCACCGCGGCGGTCCACCTGCCTTCTATGATGAGCAGACGCGTCAGGCGCTCGCGTTGCTTGAGGGACAGGTCGATACGAAGACGGCCCGGGAAGTCTGGGAAGCCGCACTTGCCGCGCCGTTCGGGGGGCCACCTGTCTGGTTTCACGGTGATGTCGCCTGGGGCAACCTGCTGGTGAAGGATGGCCGTTTAAGTGCGGTTATCGATTTCGGCACTTCGGGCATCGGCGATCCCGCCTGCGACCTCGCGATCGCCTGGACGTTCTTCCATGGCGATAGCCGCGAGGTCTTCCGTGATGGCATTGCACTCGATCGCGGCGCCTGGGCACGCGGGCGTGGCTGGACCCTGTGGAAGGCGCTGATCGTGCTTGCCGGCATGACCGGGGCGCGGGAAAGCGAGAAGGCAAGGCAGCTTGCGGTGATCGAAGAGGTGCTTGCGGATCATCGCCGCTTCGGCTAG
- a CDS encoding metal ABC transporter substrate-binding protein, whose amino-acid sequence MIDQTKRAILAAAAALATIALVPSAAWAQEKFKAVTTFTVIADMAKNVAGDAAIVESITKPGAEIHNYQPTPRDILKAHDAKLILWNGLNLERWFEKFFQNFDDVPGVVVSTGVEPMGIAEGPYSGKPNPHAWMSPSAALIYVDNIRDAFVKYDPANAETYKANAEAYKQKIEAAIAPIRAEITRIPEDKRWLVSSEGAFSYLIRDFGMKELYLWPINADQQGTPQQVRKVIDAVRANHIPVVFSESTISPDPAEQVARETGAKYGGVLYVDSLSEADGPVPTYIDLLRVTSETIAKGLSQ is encoded by the coding sequence ATGATCGATCAGACGAAGCGCGCGATCCTGGCAGCGGCAGCTGCCCTGGCAACCATCGCGCTCGTTCCCAGCGCCGCTTGGGCGCAGGAAAAATTCAAGGCAGTGACGACCTTCACGGTCATTGCCGACATGGCGAAAAACGTCGCGGGCGACGCGGCAATCGTCGAATCGATCACCAAGCCAGGTGCCGAGATCCACAACTACCAGCCGACACCGCGTGACATCCTGAAGGCGCATGACGCCAAGCTGATCCTCTGGAACGGCCTGAACCTCGAGCGCTGGTTCGAGAAGTTCTTCCAGAATTTTGACGACGTTCCGGGTGTCGTCGTCTCGACGGGTGTCGAGCCCATGGGCATCGCCGAAGGCCCCTACAGCGGCAAGCCCAACCCGCATGCGTGGATGTCGCCGTCGGCAGCCCTCATCTATGTCGACAACATTCGCGACGCCTTCGTGAAGTACGATCCCGCCAACGCCGAGACTTACAAGGCCAATGCCGAGGCCTATAAGCAGAAGATCGAGGCAGCCATTGCGCCGATCCGCGCCGAGATCACCAGGATTCCCGAGGACAAGCGCTGGCTCGTTTCAAGCGAAGGCGCCTTCAGCTACCTGATCCGCGATTTCGGGATGAAGGAACTCTATCTCTGGCCGATCAACGCCGATCAGCAGGGCACCCCGCAGCAGGTCCGCAAGGTGATCGATGCCGTCCGGGCCAACCACATTCCGGTCGTCTTCTCCGAAAGCACGATTTCGCCGGATCCTGCCGAACAGGTCGCGCGCGAAACCGGTGCCAAATATGGCGGCGTGCTCTACGTTGATTCCTTGAGCGAAGCGGACGGTCCGGTTCCGACCTATATCGACCTGCTGCGCGTCACATCGGAAACCATCGCCAAAGGCCTCTCGCAATGA
- a CDS encoding manganese/iron ABC transporter ATP-binding protein translates to MNLQVKTRSGPTPVSGEQGSGIRVSGATVTYRNGLRALRDATFEIPTGTITALVGVNGSGKSTLFKAIMGFARLSRGEISILGRSVPDALKKNLVAYVPQAEEVDWNFPVLVEDVVMMGRYGHMNMLRIPKKADHEAVEAALARVGMSDYRKRQIGELSGGQKKRVFLARALAQDGKVILLDEPFTGVDVKTEDAIIRLLIGLRDEGRVMLVSTHNLGSVPEFCDRTVLLKNTVLAYGPTETTFTRENLELAFGGVLRHFVLGGENLHDDADPRQLAVITDDERPLVMYGDKDRMVAQPAKPETNGEPNGK, encoded by the coding sequence ATGAACCTCCAGGTGAAGACCCGCTCCGGCCCGACGCCGGTATCCGGCGAGCAAGGCAGCGGTATCCGTGTTTCTGGCGCGACCGTCACCTACCGCAACGGGCTGCGCGCCCTGCGCGACGCCACTTTCGAAATCCCGACGGGCACGATCACCGCGCTCGTCGGCGTCAACGGCAGCGGCAAGTCGACGCTCTTCAAGGCGATCATGGGCTTTGCCCGCCTGTCGCGCGGCGAGATCTCGATCCTTGGCCGTTCTGTTCCGGATGCGCTGAAGAAGAACCTCGTCGCCTATGTGCCGCAGGCCGAGGAGGTCGATTGGAACTTCCCGGTTCTCGTCGAAGACGTGGTCATGATGGGCCGCTACGGCCACATGAACATGCTGCGCATCCCGAAGAAGGCGGATCACGAGGCGGTCGAGGCGGCGCTCGCCCGCGTCGGCATGAGCGACTACCGCAAGCGCCAGATCGGCGAACTCTCGGGTGGCCAGAAGAAGCGCGTCTTCCTGGCGCGCGCGCTCGCCCAGGATGGTAAGGTCATCCTGCTCGACGAACCCTTTACCGGTGTCGACGTGAAAACCGAGGACGCGATCATCCGCCTGTTGATCGGATTGCGCGACGAAGGCCGGGTCATGCTGGTTTCGACACATAACCTCGGCAGCGTGCCGGAATTCTGCGACCGCACCGTGCTGCTCAAAAACACCGTGCTTGCCTACGGCCCGACCGAAACCACCTTCACCCGCGAAAACCTTGAGCTCGCCTTCGGCGGCGTGCTCCGGCATTTCGTGCTCGGCGGCGAGAACCTGCATGACGATGCCGACCCGCGGCAGCTTGCCGTCATCACCGACGACGAACGCCCGCTGGTCATGTATGGTGACAAGGACCGCATGGTGGCGCAGCCGGCAAAACCCGAGACCAACGGGGAGCCGAACGGCAAATGA
- a CDS encoding DMT family transporter, with amino-acid sequence MAKTNLTLELLLLLALATLWGASYTFIKIGVETIPPVTLIAARTLIAGAILHAVLRWRGLKMPRDVATWRRFMFQACLNSVVPFTLIAWAEQTIDAGIASILNATTPIFAFLMTVLITRHEPVTARKLVGVIAGMAGISLIIGMEAFGGLGEQLLPQLAVVLATVCYAGAAIFGRSFRGLDPMMPAAGSLMAGTVLLIPTSLIVDRPWTLAPSMDSLLALLGLAVFSTALAFAIYFRLIQTLGSVGATAQAYLRVPVGVTIGVLFLGERLSDTAWVGLGCVIIGVAAMTIPARRRTSAVAGRG; translated from the coding sequence ATGGCCAAGACCAATCTCACCCTCGAGCTCCTCCTGCTGCTTGCGCTTGCCACGCTCTGGGGCGCTTCCTACACCTTCATCAAGATCGGCGTTGAAACGATTCCGCCGGTCACGCTGATTGCCGCCCGGACTCTGATCGCCGGCGCGATCCTGCATGCGGTGCTTCGCTGGCGTGGCCTGAAAATGCCGCGCGACGTGGCAACTTGGCGGCGGTTCATGTTCCAGGCCTGCCTCAACAGCGTCGTACCCTTCACGCTGATTGCCTGGGCCGAGCAGACGATCGATGCCGGCATCGCCTCCATCCTCAATGCGACCACACCGATCTTCGCCTTCCTGATGACGGTCCTGATCACCCGCCACGAGCCGGTCACCGCCCGCAAGCTCGTCGGCGTCATCGCCGGCATGGCCGGCATCAGCCTGATCATCGGCATGGAAGCCTTCGGCGGCCTTGGCGAACAATTGCTGCCGCAGCTCGCCGTCGTGCTCGCCACCGTCTGCTATGCGGGTGCTGCGATCTTCGGGCGCAGTTTCAGGGGGCTCGACCCGATGATGCCCGCTGCCGGCTCGCTGATGGCAGGCACGGTGCTGCTGATCCCGACGAGCCTCATCGTCGACAGGCCCTGGACGCTTGCGCCGTCGATGGACTCGCTGCTCGCACTTCTCGGGCTTGCCGTCTTTTCGACCGCGCTCGCCTTCGCCATCTATTTCCGGCTGATCCAGACGCTGGGTTCCGTCGGCGCCACGGCCCAGGCCTATCTTCGCGTGCCCGTCGGCGTCACCATCGGTGTGCTCTTCCTCGGCGAGCGGCTATCGGACACCGCCTGGGTCGGCCTTGGATGTGTCATCATCGGCGTTGCGGCCATGACGATACCGGCGCGGCGGCGCACCTCCGCTGTCGCGGGTCGCGGCTGA
- a CDS encoding Lrp/AsnC family transcriptional regulator, with the protein MQITDKDRELLAILSENARMPTATIARKLGLSRTTVQARIERLEREGVIAGYGVRLSESYEKGLVKAHVLITIAPRALSRVTPELSAIREIQTLHSVSGSFDLIAVVAATSISELDLLIDRIGEIDGVDRTLSSIILSTRIDR; encoded by the coding sequence ATGCAAATCACGGACAAGGATCGAGAGCTTCTCGCCATCCTCAGCGAAAACGCCCGCATGCCGACGGCGACGATCGCACGCAAGCTTGGCCTTTCACGCACGACGGTACAGGCCCGCATCGAGCGACTGGAGCGCGAAGGTGTCATCGCCGGCTATGGCGTGCGTCTGTCGGAAAGCTACGAAAAGGGGCTGGTCAAGGCGCATGTGCTGATCACCATCGCGCCGCGGGCGCTCTCCCGGGTCACTCCGGAGCTGAGCGCAATCCGCGAAATCCAGACCCTGCATTCTGTCAGCGGCAGTTTCGATCTCATCGCCGTGGTCGCGGCGACGTCGATCAGCGAGCTCGATCTCCTGATCGATCGTATCGGCGAGATTGACGGCGTCGACCGGACGCTTTCGTCCATTATCCTCTCGACCCGGATCGACCGGTAG
- a CDS encoding metal ABC transporter permease — translation MIATLLEPFTYGYMLNAMWVSALVGAVCAFLSSYLMLKGWSLIGDALSHSIVPGVAGAYMLGLPFSLGAFFSGALAAGAMLFLNQRTRLKEDTIIGLIFTSFFGLGLFMVSLSPTSVNIQTIVLGNILAITPADTLQLAIIGIVSLAILTVKWKDLMVTFFDESHARSIGIPTTFLKVLFFTLLSACTVAALQTVGAFLVIAMVVTPGATAYLLTDRFPRLILISVAIGALTSFFGAYFSYFLDGATGGIIIVLQTLIFMTAFVFAPKHGLLAARRRGAEPAEVAR, via the coding sequence ATGATCGCCACGCTCCTGGAACCCTTCACCTATGGCTACATGCTCAACGCCATGTGGGTCAGCGCACTGGTCGGCGCCGTCTGCGCCTTCCTCTCCTCCTATCTGATGCTGAAGGGCTGGTCGCTGATCGGTGACGCCCTCTCGCACTCGATCGTTCCCGGTGTCGCCGGCGCCTACATGCTGGGGCTGCCCTTCTCGCTCGGCGCCTTCTTCTCCGGGGCGCTTGCCGCCGGCGCCATGCTGTTCCTCAACCAGCGCACCCGGCTCAAGGAGGACACGATCATCGGCCTGATCTTCACCTCCTTCTTCGGCCTCGGACTGTTCATGGTCTCGTTGTCGCCGACATCGGTGAACATCCAGACGATCGTGCTCGGCAACATCCTGGCGATCACGCCTGCCGACACGCTGCAGCTCGCCATCATCGGCATCGTCTCGCTCGCCATTCTGACCGTGAAGTGGAAGGACCTGATGGTGACCTTCTTCGATGAGAGCCACGCGCGCTCGATCGGCATTCCCACCACCTTCCTCAAGGTGCTGTTCTTCACGCTACTCTCGGCCTGTACGGTCGCAGCACTGCAGACCGTCGGCGCCTTCCTCGTCATCGCCATGGTGGTAACGCCGGGGGCAACCGCCTATCTGCTGACGGACCGCTTCCCCCGGCTGATCCTGATCAGCGTCGCCATCGGCGCACTGACGAGCTTCTTCGGCGCCTATTTCAGCTACTTCCTCGATGGCGCCACCGGCGGCATCATCATCGTGCTGCAGACCCTGATTTTCATGACAGCCTTCGTTTTCGCCCCGAAGCACGGGCTTCTCGCTGCGCGCAGGCGCGGCGCCGAACCGGCGGAGGTTGCCCGATGA
- a CDS encoding DUF6030 family protein produces the protein MSATRGKTPAPKPAGRTGLRFFLVALILIVTAILATALLANEQRNLKKALVALGLPTTFLESNKPSEPTAERPARREPPRIALPAWTFQDLQTPEQQFMRVIRSDPKALCDELRDAGFRELEWKAGAGERAQWECSSLVSFPRPGEDKPSSIFIFVKGSGEEEITSFRVKLNIERQEDRQAVTTAAARAASVFLEHVRWADAASITLQIQALREFDLKRFGSRIQFKRESDEVTPRFNFLANQPPRARPKSIAELYFDRSKWLAYADGSVRTFVRGPTAWNVPAKVPEGTGAGNEAAAPSGKP, from the coding sequence ATGAGCGCGACCCGTGGCAAGACGCCGGCTCCAAAGCCCGCCGGTCGGACTGGACTGCGCTTCTTTCTCGTCGCCCTCATCCTGATCGTCACGGCTATTCTCGCAACGGCCCTGCTTGCCAACGAACAGCGCAACCTCAAGAAAGCGCTCGTGGCCCTGGGCCTGCCGACGACCTTCCTCGAGAGCAACAAGCCCTCCGAACCGACGGCCGAAAGGCCGGCAAGGCGCGAACCGCCGCGCATCGCCCTGCCCGCCTGGACCTTCCAGGATCTGCAGACGCCGGAGCAGCAGTTCATGCGCGTCATCCGCAGCGATCCCAAGGCACTCTGCGACGAGCTGCGCGACGCCGGCTTTCGCGAACTCGAATGGAAAGCCGGTGCCGGCGAGCGCGCTCAATGGGAATGCTCGTCACTCGTCTCCTTCCCGCGTCCTGGCGAGGACAAGCCCTCATCGATCTTCATCTTCGTCAAAGGCAGCGGCGAGGAGGAAATCACCTCCTTCCGCGTCAAGCTCAACATCGAACGTCAAGAGGACCGCCAGGCCGTGACCACCGCAGCAGCGCGGGCGGCGTCCGTGTTCCTCGAACATGTGCGCTGGGCCGACGCCGCAAGCATCACCCTGCAGATCCAGGCACTGAGGGAATTCGACCTCAAGCGTTTCGGCAGCCGCATCCAGTTCAAGCGCGAGTCCGATGAGGTGACACCGCGCTTCAATTTCCTTGCGAACCAGCCGCCGCGCGCACGACCAAAGAGCATTGCCGAACTTTACTTCGACCGCAGCAAGTGGCTCGCCTATGCCGACGGCAGCGTGCGGACCTTCGTTCGCGGACCGACGGCCTGGAACGTCCCGGCCAAAGTGCCCGAAGGTACGGGCGCCGGAAACGAAGCCGCCGCCCCTTCCGGCAAGCCGTAG
- a CDS encoding saccharopine dehydrogenase family protein, whose protein sequence is MKNIVVIGAGKIGSTIARMLAHTGDYSVCVADRAAEQLEQVEKHAAITTATVDIGDKKALVALLSGKFAVLSAAPFHLTVAIAEAAAEAGIHYLDLTEDVESTRQVKAIAAKANTAFIPQCGLAPGFISIVANDLASRFQTLESVRMRVGALPQYPSNALNYNLTWSTDGVINEYIEPCEAIVESNLIEVPAMEEREEFSLDGVTYEAFNTSGGLGTLCETLKGKVRTLNYKTIRYPGHAAIMKALLNDLGLRHRREVLKDIFENALPTTTQDVVVIFVTVSGFRDGRLIQETYANKVYSGVVAGRMQSGIQITTAGSICAVLDLLAEGKIASKGFVRQEDIALDTFLANRFGHYYAQKGETERVAG, encoded by the coding sequence ATGAAGAATATCGTCGTCATCGGAGCAGGCAAGATCGGCTCCACCATTGCTCGCATGCTCGCCCACACCGGCGACTACAGCGTTTGCGTCGCCGACCGCGCCGCCGAACAGCTGGAGCAGGTTGAAAAGCACGCTGCGATCACCACGGCGACCGTCGACATCGGCGACAAGAAGGCACTCGTCGCCCTTCTCTCCGGCAAGTTCGCGGTTCTGAGCGCCGCTCCGTTCCACCTGACGGTCGCGATCGCCGAGGCTGCCGCTGAAGCTGGCATCCACTACCTGGACCTCACCGAAGACGTCGAATCCACCCGCCAGGTCAAGGCGATCGCCGCCAAGGCCAACACGGCCTTCATTCCGCAGTGCGGCCTCGCACCGGGCTTCATCTCGATCGTCGCCAACGATCTCGCCAGCCGCTTCCAGACGCTGGAAAGCGTGCGCATGCGCGTCGGCGCTCTGCCGCAGTATCCGTCGAACGCTCTGAACTACAATCTCACCTGGAGCACCGACGGCGTCATCAACGAATACATCGAGCCCTGCGAGGCGATCGTTGAGAGCAACCTGATCGAAGTTCCGGCCATGGAAGAGCGCGAAGAATTCTCGCTCGACGGCGTCACCTATGAAGCCTTCAACACGTCGGGCGGTCTCGGCACCCTCTGCGAAACGCTGAAGGGCAAGGTTCGGACGCTCAACTACAAGACCATCCGTTATCCCGGCCACGCTGCGATCATGAAGGCGCTTCTGAACGACCTCGGCCTGCGCCACCGTCGCGAAGTCCTCAAGGACATCTTCGAAAACGCCCTGCCGACCACCACCCAGGACGTCGTCGTGATCTTCGTTACGGTTTCGGGCTTCCGCGACGGTCGCCTGATCCAGGAAACCTACGCCAACAAGGTCTATAGCGGCGTCGTCGCCGGTCGCATGCAGAGCGGTATCCAGATCACCACGGCAGGCAGCATCTGCGCCGTGCTCGACCTGCTCGCCGAAGGCAAGATCGCCTCGAAGGGCTTCGTTCGCCAGGAAGACATCGCACTCGATACCTTCCTCGCAAACCGCTTTGGCCACTACTACGCTCAGAAGGGCGAAACCGAGCGCGTCGCCGGCTGA
- a CDS encoding Fur family transcriptional regulator, with the protein MKQNKNRVEELEGVLRDGGVRVTRQRSAILKILATAEDHPDANELHRRAKEIDATVSLSTVYRTLSALEQQGVVHRHAFESATARFETADAPHHDHLIDIDTGAVIEFRSDKIEQLQAEIAAELGYDLVRHRLELYCRKRKD; encoded by the coding sequence ATGAAACAGAACAAGAATCGTGTCGAAGAACTGGAAGGCGTCTTGAGGGATGGCGGCGTGCGCGTAACGCGCCAGCGCTCCGCCATCCTGAAAATTCTCGCCACCGCCGAAGACCATCCGGATGCAAACGAACTGCATCGTCGGGCGAAGGAAATCGACGCCACCGTCTCGCTTTCGACGGTGTACCGGACACTGTCGGCGCTCGAGCAACAGGGCGTGGTGCACCGCCATGCCTTTGAGAGCGCGACCGCGCGCTTCGAGACCGCCGACGCGCCGCACCACGACCATCTGATCGACATCGACACCGGTGCCGTGATCGAGTTTCGTTCAGACAAGATCGAGCAGTTGCAAGCGGAGATTGCCGCTGAGCTTGGCTACGATCTCGTGAGGCACCGCCTCGAGCTCTACTGCCGCAAGCGCAAGGACTGA
- a CDS encoding F0F1 ATP synthase subunit A, translating to MAGPIEQFEIKSLLPIAEIGGHQISFTNSAAYMLLTVAIASLFLILSTRRRGLVPNRAQSAAEILYEFAAKTLRDNAGEKGMRFFPLVFSLFMFILTANLIGMFPYAFTVTSHIAVTFALAMLVFLTVTLYGLYRHGLGFLRLFMPSGVPLILAPIIIPIEVVSYLSRPVSHSVRLFAVMLAGHITLKVFAGFVVGLSGFGALGVLAAIMPLLMTVALTGLELLMALIQAYIFTMLTCMYLNDALHPNH from the coding sequence ATGGCCGGACCCATCGAACAATTTGAGATCAAGTCACTCCTACCGATCGCCGAGATCGGCGGTCACCAGATCAGCTTTACCAACTCGGCCGCTTACATGCTGTTGACGGTTGCGATCGCCAGTCTGTTCCTGATCCTGTCGACGCGCAGACGTGGCCTCGTTCCGAACCGGGCGCAGTCGGCGGCCGAGATCCTCTATGAGTTTGCGGCAAAGACGCTGCGTGACAATGCCGGGGAGAAGGGCATGCGCTTTTTCCCGCTGGTCTTCTCGCTGTTCATGTTCATCCTCACCGCCAACCTGATCGGCATGTTCCCCTATGCGTTCACGGTGACGAGCCATATCGCCGTGACCTTCGCACTGGCAATGCTCGTGTTCCTGACGGTCACGCTCTACGGCCTCTACCGGCACGGCCTCGGCTTCCTCAGGCTGTTCATGCCGTCGGGCGTACCGTTGATTCTGGCGCCGATCATCATCCCGATCGAGGTGGTCTCCTACCTCTCGCGGCCCGTCAGCCACTCGGTTCGTCTCTTCGCGGTCATGCTGGCCGGTCACATCACGCTCAAGGTTTTTGCCGGCTTTGTCGTGGGGCTCAGCGGCTTCGGCGCGCTCGGCGTCCTGGCTGCGATCATGCCCCTACTGATGACGGTGGCATTGACCGGGCTCGAACTGCTGATGGCGCTTATCCAGGCCTATATCTTCACCATGCTCACCTGCATGTATCTCAACGACGCGCTCCATCCGAACCATTGA
- a CDS encoding metal ABC transporter permease: MISLDMLLAVFEFEFMRNALLISVLVAVPTALLSCFLVLKGWSLMGDAISHAVFPGVVISYIVGLPLAVGAFAAGMSCALLTGYLKENSRIKQDTVMGVVFSGMFGFGLVLYTKIQSDVHLDHILFGDMLGIGWPDIIETGVIALIATGILAVKWRDFLLHAFDPAQAKAVGLPVNWLHYGLLAILSLTIVGALKAVGLILAIAMLIAPGAIAFLITRTMGAMLIVAVLIAMTASFCGVYLSFFIDSAPAPTIVLLMTAMFLLAFVWSSWRTYRNEARRTAVE; this comes from the coding sequence ATGATCTCGCTCGACATGTTGCTTGCCGTCTTCGAATTCGAGTTCATGCGCAATGCGCTTTTGATCTCGGTGCTGGTGGCTGTCCCGACGGCGCTGCTTTCCTGCTTCCTGGTCCTGAAGGGCTGGTCGCTGATGGGCGATGCGATCTCGCACGCGGTCTTCCCGGGCGTCGTCATCTCCTACATCGTGGGTCTGCCGCTGGCCGTCGGCGCCTTTGCCGCCGGCATGTCCTGTGCGCTGCTCACCGGCTATCTCAAGGAGAACAGCCGCATCAAGCAGGACACGGTCATGGGCGTGGTCTTCTCCGGCATGTTCGGCTTCGGGCTGGTGCTCTACACCAAGATCCAGAGCGACGTTCACCTTGACCATATCCTCTTCGGCGACATGCTCGGCATCGGCTGGCCGGACATTATCGAGACCGGCGTGATCGCCTTGATCGCCACCGGCATTCTCGCAGTCAAATGGCGCGATTTCCTGCTGCACGCCTTCGATCCCGCCCAGGCCAAAGCCGTCGGTCTTCCGGTCAACTGGCTGCACTATGGCCTGCTCGCGATCCTGTCGCTGACGATCGTCGGCGCGCTGAAGGCGGTGGGGCTAATCCTTGCGATCGCCATGCTGATCGCACCGGGCGCCATCGCCTTCCTGATCACACGCACCATGGGCGCCATGCTCATCGTCGCCGTGCTGATCGCGATGACAGCCTCCTTCTGCGGCGTCTATCTTTCCTTCTTCATCGACAGCGCGCCAGCGCCGACCATCGTGCTCTTGATGACCGCGATGTTCCTGCTCGCCTTTGTATGGTCCTCCTGGCGAACCTACCGGAACGAAGCGCGGCGAACGGCAGTCGAATGA
- a CDS encoding nucleobase:cation symporter-2 family protein: MSDVSSIHPVDEKLPVGRLATLGIQHVLVMYGGAVAVPLIVGRALQLSPQDVAFLISADLFVCGIVTIIQSLGLGRGIGIRLPVMMGVTFASVGPMVSMAAMTPGQEGARMIFGAIIGAGLVALLLAPLMGRLLKFFPPIVTGTIILVIGVSLMRVGVNWIFGNPFGPTAPKLVDPTHAEWLAGLKKAAETGGPAVPDGLVLGATTPNPIYAQPSHIALAAFVLVSILVIARFGRGLISNIAVLTGVVLGCVVAAALGMMHFDRVADAGWFAVVTPLRFGMPIFDPVLIATMSLVMIVVMIESTGMFLALGEMTNRAVSQQQLTAGLRVDGLGTMIGGLFNTFPYTSFSQNVGLVGVTGVKSRYVCVMGGVIMIALGLIPKMGALVEAVPTFVLGGAGLVMFGMVAATGVRILSTVDFKSSRNNLFVVAVSVGFGLIPLIAPNYLMWLPHAIHPIIESGIVLASISAVVLNAFFNGLSLERSASVNAAKLADSH; this comes from the coding sequence ATGAGCGACGTTTCCAGCATTCACCCGGTGGACGAGAAGCTGCCGGTGGGCAGGCTCGCAACGCTTGGGATCCAGCATGTTCTCGTCATGTATGGCGGTGCGGTCGCGGTGCCGCTGATCGTCGGCCGGGCGCTGCAGCTCAGCCCACAGGACGTCGCCTTCCTGATCTCGGCCGATCTGTTCGTCTGCGGCATCGTCACCATCATCCAGTCGCTCGGCCTCGGCCGCGGCATCGGCATCCGCCTTCCGGTCATGATGGGTGTCACTTTCGCCTCCGTCGGCCCGATGGTTTCGATGGCGGCAATGACACCGGGCCAGGAAGGTGCGCGTATGATCTTCGGCGCCATCATCGGTGCAGGTCTCGTCGCGCTGCTGCTCGCGCCGTTGATGGGCAGGCTGCTCAAGTTCTTTCCGCCCATCGTCACCGGCACCATCATCCTGGTCATCGGCGTTTCGCTGATGCGTGTGGGCGTCAACTGGATCTTCGGCAATCCCTTCGGCCCGACGGCGCCGAAGCTGGTCGACCCGACCCATGCCGAATGGCTGGCGGGGCTGAAGAAGGCCGCTGAGACAGGCGGACCGGCGGTGCCGGACGGACTGGTGCTTGGGGCCACGACGCCGAACCCGATCTATGCACAGCCGAGCCACATCGCGCTTGCCGCCTTCGTGCTCGTGTCGATCCTCGTCATCGCGCGCTTCGGCCGCGGCTTGATCAGCAACATCGCGGTGCTGACCGGCGTCGTCCTTGGCTGCGTCGTCGCCGCCGCGCTCGGCATGATGCACTTCGACCGGGTGGCGGATGCCGGCTGGTTCGCCGTAGTCACCCCCTTACGCTTCGGCATGCCGATCTTCGATCCGGTACTGATCGCCACCATGTCGCTTGTCATGATCGTGGTGATGATCGAATCGACCGGCATGTTCCTGGCGCTCGGTGAAATGACCAACCGCGCGGTGTCGCAGCAGCAATTGACCGCGGGTCTCCGGGTCGATGGCCTCGGTACCATGATCGGCGGCCTGTTCAACACCTTCCCCTATACCAGCTTCTCGCAGAACGTCGGTCTCGTCGGCGTCACCGGCGTCAAGAGCCGCTATGTCTGCGTGATGGGCGGCGTAATCATGATCGCGCTCGGCCTGATCCCGAAGATGGGCGCGCTCGTCGAAGCGGTGCCGACCTTCGTACTCGGCGGTGCCGGCCTCGTCATGTTCGGCATGGTGGCAGCCACGGGCGTACGCATCCTGTCGACCGTCGATTTCAAGTCGTCGCGCAACAACCTGTTCGTCGTTGCCGTCTCGGTCGGCTTCGGCCTGATCCCGCTGATTGCGCCGAACTACCTGATGTGGCTGCCGCATGCGATCCACCCGATCATCGAGTCCGGCATCGTGCTCGCCTCGATCTCTGCTGTGGTGCTCAACGCCTTCTTCAACGGCCTGAGCCTGGAACGGTCCGCGTCCGTCAACGCGGCCAAGCTCGCCGACAGCCACTAA